Proteins from one Juglans microcarpa x Juglans regia isolate MS1-56 chromosome 1S, Jm3101_v1.0, whole genome shotgun sequence genomic window:
- the LOC121245858 gene encoding ATP sulfurylase 1, chloroplastic: MASMAALFTKTPYPPQSLNKIANTHFAPTRKASLSLPFGRKTHRRLRVSSALIEPDGGKLVELLVEEPLRDLKKSEALSLPRIMLSKIDLQWVHVLSEGWASPLRGFMRESEFLQTLHFNALRLEDGSVVNMSVPIVLAIDDSQKHRIGESTQVALFDSENNPVAILKDIEIYKHPKEERIARTWGTNAPGLPYADEAITNAGNWLIGGELEVIAPIKYHDGLDRFRLSPIELREEFTRRNADAVFAFQLRNPVHNGHALLMTDTRRRLLEMGYKNPILLLHPLGGYTKADDVPLSWRMKQHEKVLEDGVLDPETTVVSIFPSPMHYAGPTEVQWHAKARINAGANFYIVGRDPAGMGHPVEKRDLYDADHGKKVLSMAPGLERLNILPFKVAAYDRTQGKMAFFDPSRPQDFLFISGTKMRMLAKNKENPPDGFMCPGGWKVLVDYYDSLVPESNDKVAEAVPA; the protein is encoded by the exons ATGGCTTCCATGGCGGCACTCTTCACCAAAACCCCGTATCCTCCCCAATCCCTCAACAAGATTGCCAATACCCATTTCGCTCCAACCCGCAAAGCCTCCTTATCTCTTCCTTTCGGCAGAAAAACACACCGGAGGCTCCGAGTTTCGTCCGCGTTGATCGAGCCCGACGGTGGGAAGCTCGTGGAGCTTCTGGTGGAAGAGCCTCTTAGAGATTTGAAGAAGAGTGAGGCTTTGTCTCTACCGAGAATTATGCTCTCGAAGATTGATCTTCAATGGGTCCACGTGCTGAGCGAAGGGTGGGCGAGCCCGCTCCGTGGGTTCATGAGAGAGTCCGAGTTCCTCCAAACTCTTCATTTTAACGCGCTTCGACTCGAGGACGGGTCGGTCGTGAACATGTCGGTGCCTATCGTTTTGGCCATCGACGACTCGCAGAAGCATCGGATCGGCGAGTCCACCCAAGTCGCCTTGTTCGACTCGGAAAACAACCCGGTTGCTATTCTCAAAGA tattgagATCTACAAGCACCCTAAAGAAGAACGAATTGCCAGAACTTGGGGAACCAATGCCCCTGGCCTACCTTATGCTGATGAAGCTATAACCAATGCTGGGAATTGGCTGATAGGAGGTGAATTAGAGGTTATAGCGCCGATCAAGTACCACGATGGCCTTGATCGTTTTCGATTATCTCCTATAGAACTCCGTGAAGAATTCACAAGGCGGAATGCAGATGCAGTGTTTGCATTCCAGCTTCGAAATCCTGTGCACAATGGCCACGCTTTGCTGATGACAGATACCCGTCGTCGACTTCTTGAGATGGGTTACAAGAATCCCATCCTCTTGCTTCATCCACTGGGAGGCTACACAAAGGCAGATGATGTTCCACTTAGTTGGCGAATGAAGCAACATGAGAAG GTGCTCGAGGATGGTGTTCTTGATCCAGAGACAACCGTGGTTTCTATATTTCCGTCTCCCATGCACTATGCTGGCCCAACTGAGGTGCAGTGGCATGCTAAGGCTAGGATTAATGCAGGGGCCAACTTTTACATTGTTGGTCGGGATCCAGCTGGCATGGGCCACCCTGTTGAGAAGAGAGATTTATATGATGCCGACCATGGTAAAAAAGTATTGAGCATGGCACCCGGTTTGGAGCGGCTAAACATTCTTCCTTTCAAG GTTGCTGCATATGATAGAACTCAAGGTAAAATGGCATTTTTTGACCCCTCAAGACCTCAGGATTTCCTTTTCATATCGGGTACCAAG ATGCGGATGCTTGCAAAGAACAAAGAGAACCCTCCTGATGGATTCATGTGCCCTGGTGGTTGGAAAGTGCTAGTTGATTATTATGACAGCTTGGTTCCAGAAAGCAATGACAAAGTTGCTGAAGCTGTTCCAGCTTAG